Part of the Pan paniscus chromosome 3, NHGRI_mPanPan1-v2.0_pri, whole genome shotgun sequence genome is shown below.
TTGGGTAACCAAGGATAGTGATCCTTGAGTGACAAACAAGATAAGCCCCACGACTGCCCTAGCTCGCTGCCTTCAGGGAGAGCCCAGGAGGAGCCCAATGGACTCTCTGAATTGAGATGACAGGACCGAGAGTCCAGACAGATCAAGGCAGAGAAAGTTTGCAGCACAGagtatcagaaaagaaaaagctgcaCAGAGAGAGAACTCCAGGAGATTTCAGGGGGTACCCTTTGTGCATGCGTGGGAGGAAACTACCCATGGTCAGGGAAAGAACCAAAAGGAAAAGAGGGCAGTGTCCAGCACTTACACAGGGCCAGGAACACTGCCTTCTTCCTCCTGGAAAACCTAAAGATCCACAGGACACTAGGCAGAACACACagaagggtcttgcctcaatagCAGGGAATAATTACCCCACATTACTTTGGTCTTtcccaacaaattttttttaatagagacaaagtctcactctgttacccagactggagtacagtggcacaatcatagctcactatagccttgaactcctaggcttaagcaatcctcctgcctcggcctcccaagtagctgggactacatgtacatgccaccacatccagctaatttcttttctaaatttttttttttgtacagactggggtctcactatgttgcccgaactgatcttgaacttctggcttcaagtgatacttctgccttggcctccccaaatgctgggattacaggcataagccaccacacccaaccccaacaaatcttaaaagcaaaacTCAAAAGGATCAAACTTCCAAGTAACTTGGTTGCATCCCAGAACAAagttcaagaatatttataggaatacAAATAGTCAACACCCAGTAAGATAAAGTTAACACTGCCTAGCATCCATCAAAGATTACCAGCCACACAGAGATTCAGGAAAGTATGACCCATAATGAGGAGACAAATCACCTAGTGGAAACTGACACAGAACTGATGCAGATGTTAGAATCAGTAAACAATGCCATCACAGCAATTGTTATAACTATGTTTTTTATGCGCAAAAGGTGAAGTTGAGACATGGAAGATATAAATTAAAAAGACCTAAGTTAAACTTTTagagataaaaattataacataGGAGATTCTAAAAAAATACTAGATGGGATTAACAGAAGATTAGACattgcaggaaaaaaatagagaatttaaaGACATAGCCatagaaacacaaaaagaaaagagaatttaaaaagctGACCAGAGCAGTGGTGAGCTGTAAAACAACTTCAAGCGGCCTAATTGCAGTTAATTAGAGTTCTAGGAAGGgattgaaaaacaacaaaaaaaaagtttgaagaaatATAGtccaaaattttccaaaattaatgaaaacTATAAGCCCACAAATCCAAAAGGCTCAACAAGCCACAAGTACATGAAACATGAAGAAAGATACACCAAGGTTTATGATAATCAAAATGCTCAAAACCagtgacaaagagaaaatattaaaagcatcCAAGGAAAAAGCACATCCCCCCAAAAAGAAGATGAGGATGATATAAGATTTCTCCTAGAAACAGTACAACCAAGAAGACAAGAAGGCAAGACCTTtagtgaaatttttaaaactgtgaatTAACTTTGAACTAGAATTCTTTTCccacaaaatacaaaattccCCCTTATCCATGTTTTTGCTCTCTGCATTTTCATTTACCTGTGGTCAACCATGGTCTGaagtattaaatggaaaattctagaaataaacaacTCATAAGTATTAAATCGTGAGCCATTCtcagtagcatgatgaaatctcaagCCATCCTTGTTCCATTCCTCCAGGGATATGATCATCTCTTTGTCCAGAGTATCCACACTGTACACACTACCCACCCTTAGTCACTGAGTAACCGCCTGTTATCATATCAAAAAACGCAGTATATATAGGAGTTAGTACTATCCAAAGTTTCAGCATCCACTGGAGGATCTTGGAACATAACCCCTACAGGTAACAGATAACAGGCGACTACTGAATCTTTTTAAATGAGGCAGAACAAGTTGTCTTCAGAcatacaaaagctgaaagaattcatcaccagcagaTCCACACTGGAAGAAATGTCAAAAGAGGTCTTCTAGTCAGAAGAGAAGAGATATTATGtggaaatatattttcaacttttgtaTAGTGACCCTCCATTTGCCAGTCAAAAGCTCAATTTTGGCAATAATTTCCATGGTTTATAAAGCAGTGTTTGCATAACTATTTCTAAATACAGGGAATTGAGCAATTTTATTCAGCCCAGAATCAGGACAAGCAGTGGTTCAGGCCTCAGGTGTGATGGACATAATTTGCCTGTCtaataccattttgcattttacCTTTTAGAAAGATGAAaggagaatggaaaaataaaagtgctgATATTTATGATGAAATGCGTAGTTTTCATAAACCTTATGCAGTGGAGTCAAGGATAGAAACATAATGTGTGTCAAAATAGGTTGGCAAATGTGTTCAACTGTAAAGGACAAAATtaatatgtcccaaatattgaAGTATAATATCAAAGATTATGTGTAAAAGGCAGAAGACAATTAgagataaaatattgtttttcattttcagggAAGGGCTCTCCCCTCCAACTTAGGCACTTAAATCTGTTGTTGACTCAAATAACTTgacttgtgtatatatatttgcagtgACACACTGTAGAAAAGTAAATAGTACTTTAGGGGCCCACAGTACTTCCCTTTGGAACATGGCATGTTATTTCTCCTTTCTGTTACCTTGTTCTTCCATCTTTACAGAAACTTGGTGCTGAGGAAACTTGTTAATCATTAGGCAAGCATGTGGTCAAGAATGATGGTTTGTGGTCAATAAGACTCCAGCAAAAATTCAAGAATTCTTTGGACATAATATTAACAGCATTCACAATAATTAATTGCAGCATTTTGCTCTTGCAATAATAACCATTCATGTATATTTCTACTGACTTTTAGTATTCCAACATATAAAACACCTAACAAATTATCTCTGAAAATGACTATTCAGGTATTAAAAATAATCCCAAATGACATGCCTCATTTGTATAACTGACTTTGTTATAGGTATTAAAcatgcatttatttaacaaatattaatcatgaaaaaaattccagaatTCTACTTTGAAAAACCAGTACCCATGACACACCAGAATTCAAGAACTTTAAGACTTCAATACAActtaattttctttgatttttggtCTGGTCCCCTTCTGCAATTACCTGTGGTTTCTGGAGTTTCCTCTCATAGCCTAGTTTCTGGAACAACTCTGGCTCCTGCAGTTTACTGAGCCCCACACTACGCTTTAGCTCCAGAGGAACCTGATTTAGCTTCATCGTGTGGAGCACATCATGGCTTGGTTTGGTCTCATAGTCAATGTCAAACTGTTTCAAGATGAACTCTTCATCGATGTCCGAAATTCCCTGGAAGAATATCACATTGCATGAATTGAGGGCAATCGGTGAAATgctctttgctttcttctttaatCTAAGGGAGGTAGTTGGCCATTGCTGAGGAAAGAGGTAGTTTGGGGAGAGGTAGAAAATGCTCAGTCAGCATTCATTGAAGACAAGAAGTGTTTGGGGTTTGGAGGGCTTTGTCATTAAGAGACAGCTTAGGACTTTGCAAGAAGCAGTGAGGGAAATCATGAGCCTGAGGGAAATTCAGTTTGATCCATAGCAAACCTCTCCAGCACTTTATAGTGGTGCCATCTCTAGAAGTATTTTCCAGACTTGTGTAGATATGGCAGTGTTTTCTCTGCCCATAACTCTGTATAATGGAAGCTGCCAGGTTCACAGCTCCTGCTGAAGGAGGCGGTTTTAGTCATCCGCATTCTGTACACAGAACAACCTTCACCATTTCCTTCCCTCAGCTACAGCTGGTGGGAGTAGAGATGGGCACATTAAGAGCAGCTAATCTGTATGCTGAGCATTTACCTGTGATATGGCTCAAGGCTATATCTTAGACTCAATAGAATCTCACActggaaaacagaaactggaaaacaaagagagaatgaAGTCACCAGCAGCTGGCATTGTGGCAGGAGTAAAATTTATAGAGAGGAGTCATGAAACAGAATCAGGTACATAAAGGGACAAGTACAGGCAAAACGAGGCTAAAGTAATAATGAAGCAGAAATAAAGCAAGCAGAATCAATGaggtgaaaaataaacaaacagcatGGAAGGAAAAGCACAAGCTAGTGCTGTGAAGAAAATCCCACAGGGTGGTGAGACAGGGACCCAGCTTGTGGGATGTCAGTAAAGATGGGAGCTTGGTCACAGGGTCTGAAACTAAAGGCAGTTACCAGAGAAGCTCAACTCCTATTCTAAGGTTCCTTCAGTTTCCTGCCTTGAGAGACGAATCGCCTCCAGCAGCAGGAATGGGAGAAGTGGATGCTGGAAATCAGGCAATCCAATCGGAACAGATTATGGACAAGCAGTAGTTTGGATACTAGGCATAGTGGGCGTCGTCTGCTTCATCCAGCATCCCCGCTTCAATCACCCTCTGAGGAGTCTCTGTCCctcactctcactctgttgcagcTGGGCTGGACACCCCCACTCTTGGCTTCAGGGTTAGGTGTGTGTCATGGCCTAGCCAATAAGGATATTCCATCTCCTTAATCATAATGGTTAATTCAAGCAAAAGCATGTGCCCCAAGTTAGTCCAGTGAGAGTAATTCCTGGACTTTTCCCTAATGGAAAAGCTTTGCTGTCTTCACACTTAGGTTGCTCGCTGGTAGGATATAAGCTTGGAAATTTTAGTGGCTACTTTTGCCATTTCTTGGGGAAATATTGATTGATAATGAAGTCCAAGTTGCACAGCCAAAAGATAGGAACaacatctaaaaatatttcagcacctggatccagctgtgcctgaagTTCCTACTATATCTGGATGCTTACCTTTTCTCTCTTAAACCAATCTGAATTATATTTAAGTCACTTGCCAATGAAGTAAGTAGCTTGATGTTTaaagtactaaaaaaaatacattgactAAAACTAACACTCAAAAGATGGGGTGGGGGCATGGAATGCAAATCCTAAAGACCTTAAATCCAAGAAAAGCATCAGGTATTTAGACATCTACAGAGACTCAGGAACAGGAATAGGCAACTATATAGGTTCTTGGAAGGAGCACAAGGGAAGACCTTGATAACTGAGTCAAAAGTCTCTttatgtcagatttttttttttttttcagacagggtcttgctttgttgcccatgctggagtgcagtggcatgatgaccgatcactgcagcctcgatttcccaggctcaagcaatcctcccacctcagcctcctgtgtgggAAGgggcacaccatcatgcccagctaatttttatttatttatttatttatatttttttaagacggagtctctccctgtcacccaggctggagtgcagtggcgcaatctctgctcactgcaacctctgcctccaggttcaagcaattctcctgcctcagcctcctaagtagctgggattacaggtgcacaccaccacacccggctaatttttaaatatttttagtagagacagggtttcaccatgttggtcaggctgatctcaaactcctgacctcgtgatccacccaccttggcctcccaaagtgctaggattacaggcatgagccactgtacccggcctaatttttatattttttacaaaaatacaagagagacaaggttttgctatattgcccaggctggtcttgaactcttgaactcaagtgatccgcccgcctcagtctccaaaagtgctgggattacaggaatgagccactgcgcctggcatgtCAGaacatttttgtgtgaagattATAATCAAGGAGTACCTGCCAGAGTACTTCTAGGTAAATCTAACTGAGAAAAATGAGTTGAAGgagtgaaagagagaaaagaaagtcctaacattaaaatggaaaataaaaatatgaaacagcTGCAATGATGTGAGATGTAAACATAAACATTCAAATTAGCAGCAAGTTTGCAAACTTTCCAGAAATTTCATCTAccagaaatatttctatttatacaTAATAGAAGAAAATGATTCCTTTACGACTTTGAGGATTTGACTTAGATTCTATCCAATactgttttttaataaaagcaaCTTTGAGCTTGACATTTAAAAGTAGGTTTAAGTATTACCACTAACTTACAAAAGTAGTAACCCACTTGCAGAAGTCACTAACTGCTTTGCATACATTTTCATGAAGACCAGGACGAGGACCATTTTCATGGAGCAAATCCACTTTATGTGGCTTTTCTTCATAAAGCCATTGGCCTGTGTTTGACACAGATGTCTTCCTGGAACTAAAGATAATAAGATCATTAAAGAATTACAATATGAGACACAATGAATCCAAATGGATTTCAAACAGTTTTAGAGGCAAAAGGAAATCATAAAGCAAGTATTTCTAACAGTCTCTTGCAAGCTCACAtacaaattgtattttaatttttcaaagagcACATTCTCATTACGAATATCATAAAGACAAGTATATCATGATtagttataataattaaaacttatatagcatttaccattataagttgattttttttaaattttgagtaccatttattaaaacaTGTACTGGGTAAAAGCCCAAATTACTGTGCTTGAAGTCTACCAAAGCCTCAGGCAACCTTGACAAGTAGGAGTCATCCTTGACTTCTCTATCATTCTTAAAATCCAGCTCAGTTAAAGTCTGGCTGATTGTAACTGTCTCCTTCTCTGGACTGCTGCAAAATGCTAGTGTCTCTGCATCATCAACTCCTATGGCTCCCCCAACCTCCAACCCCCAATCCATTCCCTACACTGCAGCCCAAGCAGTCATTTCAAAATGTAACTCTGGACATATCAAATGCAGCCACGCTTCGTCACCATCAATAGCTTCTttataaaaattgagatataattcatccACCACGAAATTCATAAAATTTACCACTTCAAAAGTGTATGAGAGTACCCtttatatattcacaaagttgtgcaaccaccaccactatcttattccagaacatttttattaccccGAAAGAAACCCCGCAGCCATTAATAATCACTCACCATTTCCCCATTTCCCTCACTCCTGGCAACAACTAACCtacttttctgtctctgtagatttgcctattctggatatttcatctGAATGGAACCATGCAATATGCaggcttttgtgtctggcttctcttaattagcataatgttttcaaggctcatccatgttgtagcatgtattagtagtttactcctttttatggccaatATTCCATTGTCTACATAGACCactttttgtttatccattcacaaaCATATCCAGGTGATGGACTTTTGGGCTGTTGCCACTTTATGCCTGTTAAGGACAATGCTGCTATGGATATTCATGAACAAGCTTTTGTGTTCAATAGCCTCTTGCTATTCCTCcaataaagacttaaatcttgACACAACCTCCAGGGCTCTGCATGGCCTGGCTCTCCAGTTCTTTGGGACCCACCACCCTTTTTTACTCTCTGAGCTCCAGCCAATTGGCCTTCTCTCAGTTCTGTGAATTCATGCTGCTCCTTCCAGCCATTGGGCCTTTGCTTGAGCTGTTGCATCTGACTGCAATGCTGTCACCATTTCCTTATCTCCTTCACATCTCAACATACATGTGCCTTCCTCGGGGAGGCATCCCCACAAGCTGTCCCCTGAACCTACTCTTTATTCATAGCCTCTGTACCTTTTATTCATAACACTCATATTAATttatccacccattcattcaacaaatattcagtaAGCACcgactatgtgccaggcattagaATTGAACTGTAAATAAAGTTAAGCCCCTGGCCTCATAGAGTATACAACTGAATAGGAGAGATAGATAGTAAACAAACATATGCCAGGTGATTATAAGTTATATAGAGAAAGTAAAATAGGACAGGAGGGATGGAGAGTGATGGTAGggagcattttatttatatagagaAGTTGTCTCTATTAAAGTAATATTTGACCAAAGACCCAAAAGAAGAAAGGGGTCAAACCATGTAAATGTCAAGTCATGCAGATAACAGACAGAAAAGAATGGCATGTGCAAAGACCTGAGCTGGGAGTGTGCTGAGCATGTCCAAAGAACACAAAGTCCCGTGGAGCGGAGTAATTAAAGAGTAGAATAGTAGAGGATGAGGCTTGAGAGGTGACAGGGACCTAATCACACAGTACTTTGAAGGCAGTTGTAAGGACTTTGGATTTTACTCAGAAAAATAAGCAATTGGAGAATCTCCAGCACTGGAATGACACGACTTGACTTACACTTTTAAAAGGATTATGTCAGCTACTGTGTGACAAATAGACTTGAGAGGGGGGAGCTTGGGTGGAGGCCATGAGACCGGTTAGTAAGCTATTGCAACAATCCAGGCAAGAGGTGATGGAATCTTGGAATAGACTGGTAATAGTGGAGAAGGTGAGATTCTGGATACATTTCAAAAGTAGAGCCATTACCATTTGCTGGCAGATTGCAACTATTGTTccagaaaaaaactggaaagatgGGGTTCCCATTTACTGAACTGGGGAAGATAGAAGGAGGAATAAGTTTGGGGGAGAAAACAAGAGTTCAGTTTTGGGTTTCTCTAGTCTGAGATGCCAATTATACAACTAAGGACAAATACTGAATTAACCATATACAGATGGACCAGAGGAGGTCACTTGGTTGTGAGTAAATGTGCTGAAAAGACGTCAAAGACCGAAGTACTTCAAGGCCAGAAGGTAAAGAGCGGCCAGTAAAAGATGACTACGGAGAGGTCCATGAAAGAGGGATGTTCCAGAAGCCAAGTAAAGAAAGTGTTATGAGAAAGAGGACATGATCAATTACGTCAATTGCTACTATGTATACAACAAGTATGGTGATCTCTGAGAGCTGATTTAGTTAACATAGAGGTCAAAGGAGACCTTGACTAAGGTCAGGTCAGTGGAGTGGTGGAGATAAGAGCCTGATTGTTGTTTGGAGAGAAAAAGACTAAGTGAGTATGAATGCCTCTTTCAAAAAATTTTGCTCTAAAGGAAAGGACAGATTATCTGGTGAGTGGGAGTTGGTGTCGCTTGCATCCTGCCAGCACCTGGATGTGTCCATCAACCCGGAGGTTCATCAGATATATGTGTTCATGAGTTTTTAATCTTCAGCCAcgcccctctcttcccctctgaGAGGTCACACTGAGTGGGACTGAACATTCTAACCCTCTAAtcacttggtctttctggtgaccagccacATTCTAAGACAATCTAGGGGCCCCAACCTGAGcgcctcattagcataaactcaccAGTGACTAAAAGGGGCTCCTTATGAATAACAAAAAGCATTCCTGTCACTCAGGAAAtcccaagggttttaggagcccTGTGTCAGTAActggggacaaagaccaaatatatttattatatcacaGATCCCTACATATAACACTCCTCTCGCTCCCTCACCCAAGTTCTGAGCAACTTGAAACACAATACAGAGAGCAAAGACAATAGCCAAAATATCCCCTTCACTGCTAACAGCAGCCATGATAGACGACATGGCTTTAGGTCCAAGAGGACTTGCTAACTGACACTCAGAAATTGGCAGACCCTTCCACCCAGTCCCCTGCAAGGCTGGACCAGGACAGTCCTCCCCTCTAGAACGGGGAAGCAAGGAGAAATTGTGCTTCCCATGGGCCATCTTGCTCCTCATGGAAGAAAGGCAGAACTGAGACAAGCACGTCCAGTTACCCTTCCTACATTTACCAGGAGGTGGACTGAAGAGTCAGAAATGTCCTAAGAGTAGAGTTCCTCTCACCTTGTGTCTTACcctaaaaaacatatataatgtaATGCAGTAGATTCCCTCTAAATCCCCTCCATGTAGGTAATGTGTGTGACCAACAAGATCTACATGGCCCCCACCAAACACACTGACCACAGTCCCCACTCCTCTAAGTGTCTGGGTACTGTGGATAGGCTACTCTCTAGTTCACCATACTCTTCAGCACCCATCAGTGAGGTCTTTAATTTCAAAAGTCAAATGTAGGCccggcccagtggctcatgcctctaatctccacactttggaaggcagaggtgggcagatcacttgaggcctggagttcaagactaggctggccaacatggcgaaactttgcctctaccaaaagtacaaagattagccaggtgtggtggtgggcacctacagtcccagttacatgggaggctgacgcataagaatcactggaacccaggaggtagaggttgcagtgagccaagattgtgccactgctctccagcctgggagacagagcgaaactctgtctcaaaaacaaacaaacaaacaaaaaatgtgtatCCCAAATCTATTTGTGTCCAGTAAACTTATCACTGCatttatgttatttaattaaatattatgttgACTGGGGAATCAAGAATGTGTTACAAAAGGGAGGTGCTTTCGTTAAGCTTAGTGCTTTGAGAAGGGTCAATGAAGGTAGTATTACAGGTATGGTTTATGCAAAAAAGATGGGTGGAAACTCCAAGCAGTAGACCTATACTCAGAAAAAAGGcttaggtcaggcatggtggtacatacctgaagtcccagctgctcaggaggctgaggcaggaggatcatttgagtccagaactcaaggctgcagtgagttgtgatctcttcactgccctccagccttgaCATTTCTTGGGGCACAAAGGATGATACCCCAAAAGTATGGTGCTTTGGCATGCTGAGCACTTTTGAATTAAAGGCAATTGGAAAGCCTTAGAAGCTGCCTCAAAATCAAGGATTTTCTAACCTTCACTGTTTCTACCCCTCAAGCATAGGGAGGGACTCTCTCTGGAATTTCCTTATAGACACCTGTGTCTGCGTCGTCGCTGGATAAATCACATCCATTGAAGAAATAAGCACTATTTAGAGCGGTACCTAGGactcctttccctcttccttgGGAACTTAGTTACATTTGCTTCATTAGAAGTATTCTAAAGATGAGAAGTTTTAAGAAGGTAATTCCTAGAATGTTTCATCAGGTGACAGCAATGATTGAAGGGTTAAGAACAATACTCACGGTCCCAGGTAGACTTGGGtagaatgtttttttaaaagctttgtgGGTTCCTTCATTCCTTTCCTGGTGTCCTGACAATAAGCCCATGTGTCCTCCAGCTTCTGGTCAGGATCAAGCACTTCCAGCACCTTTGATAAGAGCTACAAACAGAAAATAGtcttagaggaaaagaaaaacatgctgAAGAAGGGAGTCCCCATTCTACAACAAAACAGACCAACTTGCCCTTCACTTTTCCTTTTCAGTCCATCAGTGCTGTTCACCAACTTCTGTGCCAAGTATTATGCTGGGTGCTATGGATAGATTTGGACCATATCCCAAAAGACATAATCCCAAATGTTAAAATCCTGAAAGATCATAATCCCTAAAGTCTAAAATCCTCAAAATCACAATCCCCAAAATTAAAATCCCAAAActataattatgaaaaaaattgcaaaaaaagtaTCTTAAAGGCACTTAAATTTTTAGATGGAGATTTATTTGAGAAATGTAAAAATGAGAGAACACTTCATTGGCCATTTTATACAACGAATTAGGCAATAACAATATACATAGTTTTGCAAGCATAAACAGTCAGGTGTACTAGCAGTCACATGGGTATAATATGAGCAGGGAAACCATATTCATGAAGAAATAGCTCAAAAAGTGATATGTATAAACGCATATCACTATGTTTGGCAATTGTGTGCACTCTGCTTTATAATTTCAGTCATCTGAAACACAGTGATGTACAACCTAAGCCTTTTGACAAAATCAATCAAAAAGCacaatggggccaggcacagtggctaaggcatataatctcagtgctttgggaagcttaCGGAGGAAGATggtatgaggccaggagtttgagaccagcctgggcaacatagcaagacctctgtttctatttaaaattttttttaaattagccaggcatggtggtgcgctcctgtagtcctagatacttggaggctaaggtgagaggatcccttgagcccaggagtttgaggtaacAGTGAAccataattgcaccactacactccagcttaggtgacagaatgagaacctgtctcaaaaaaacaaacaaaaaacaatcatgATGGGACACCACTCTATGTGCAGTTACCCAAAGAACCAAGATATCAAGAAATGTTATCTTTCACAAATACAGATGAACAAAAAAGGACATCTCTTCATTCATTGATGAAGTTTCAATGTTTTTATGTAAATCCACAACGCTTACACACAAAGTTAGTTTAGTGACAACGCATTTTCATG
Proteins encoded:
- the FAM47E gene encoding protein FAM47E isoform X5, coding for MADRRRRLRLGTLAPVREGVNRRSRCFTKHKNGLKFPTSLHSRQLVFPRKGLDDFRKGCPPCTGLVTQVPVESFLPQIYHRAPQLAPKKRQIKLLKEADLLSKLSPAQQARKAFLEDVEAHLTPHPLALYPNLEEAMPIQLLSKVLEVLDPDQKLEDTWAYCQDTRKGMKEPTKLLKKHSTQVYLGPSRKTSVSNTGQWLYEEKPHKVDLLHENGPRPGLHENVCKAVSDFCKWVTTFGISDIDEEFILKQFDIDYETKPSHDVLHTMKLNQVPLELKRSVGLSKLQEPELFQKLGYERKLQKPQFLENMYIGKECKRACNKTPIKRTQA